TGGCCTGAAGCCACATAGTTAGttgggaagtggtggagctgggatttgaacccaggactctCCTGCTTTGCTCTGCAGAGACTCTGCCAAGTTGTGCCTGTCTCATCCTcccccccaaaccccacccccacccctactgcCATCATATTCCATCTGGCTGTGACGTAATTCCAACGCTCATTTTCTCCCTGACCAGTAGTACCTCACGGCCATTCCCACCTGCTTCTTGTTGCCCCATTACCACCCATATTTGTATAGAGTTGGGCTGAGTGTGCGTCGGCATTGGCGTGGGAGGGCGTGCCCACTGCAAAGGGACAGACAGTTCATTGTTTGATGCTGGGAGCCCAGCCCGCTGCCAGCAGGCTCTGTGGCCTACACCAACCCCTCCCTCCTGGCCGCAGGCTCGGCCGGATTCCTCAAGTTGGTGCCTAGCCAGCGCCAGCCcagctgggaggggaaggagctgCTAAAACAGGTTTCCCCGGTTTGACAGAGCAGTGGCCTGGCGGGCTCCCTCTGACCCACATCCCTACCTGGCTGCTTTCAAAAGAAATCCCCTCACCTGTGGCCTCCAGGTGGGCATGTGAGTCTCCCCTCACGTGCAAACACACATGTGTACAAACAAATATACCTTCTCACATAATCACACAATCGTTCccgtgtgtgtacatgcatgcatATCAtccacatatgcatacacacgaTCTCTACCACTCACACCTTTCCAGCTCTTCAGAGGGGTTGAAGGCCGGTTCAGTTGGGTGGAAGGGCTGCCCTAGTTGCTAGTTGGATCTCGATCTGCCTATTTGGGCAGACTAGTACAAGAATAATAAGTAGAGCTTAATTCTGCCCTGTCTCATCTCAGGGAAATAGATGGGTAATCTCTGCCACAGTGTCAGGACTGGGGAAAGGGCAGTACCTGTGCTGCTTTTGGAAAGGGTACCGTGTTAGATTAGTCGCGTCTGCCATGCTCGTTGGAAAGGCAGCATATGCGTCCCTTATTTTGCTATCCCCAGACTAACCAATCCCTATTTTCCTCCCCTGCCCTATAGGTGAAGGCCAATGACTCGGACCAAGGTGCCAATGCAGAGATCGACTACACATTCCACCAGGCACCTGAAGTTGTGAGGCGTCTTCTGCGACTGGACAGGAACACTGGGCTTATCACTGTGCAGGGCCCCGTGGACCGTGAAGACCTAAGTACCCTGCGCTTCTCAGTGCTTGCCAAGGACCGAGGCACCAACCCCAAGAGTGCCCGTGCCCAGGTGGTGGTGACTGTGAAGGACATGAATGACAACGCCCCCACCATTGAGATCAGGGGCATCGGGTTGGTGACCCATCAAGACGGGATGGCTAACATCTCAGAGGATGTAGCAGAGGAGACAGCTGTGGCCCTGGTGCAGGTATCTGACCGAGATGAGGGAGAGAATGCAGCTGTCACCTGTGTAGTTGCTGGTGATGTGCCCTTCCAGCTACGCCAGGCCAGTGAGACAGGAAGCGACAGCAAGAAGAAGTACTTCCTTCAGACCACCACCCCACTTGACTACGAGAAGGTCAAAGACTACACCATTGAGATTGTGGCTGTGGACTCCGGCAACCCCCCACTCTCTAGCACCAACTCCCTCAAGGTACAGGTGATAGATGTCAATGACAATGCACCCGTCTTCACCCAGAGCATCACTGAGGTCGCCTTCCCAGAAAACAATAAGCCAGGTGAAGTGGTCGCTGAGGTCACTGCGAGTGATGCCGACTCGGGCTCCAATGCTGAGCTGGTTTACTCTCTGGAGCCTGAGCCAGCTGCCAAGGGCCTCTTCACCATCTCACCTGAGACAGGAGAGATCCGGGTGAAGACATCCCTTGATCGGGAACAGCGGGACAGCTATGAGTTGAAGGTGGTGGCAGCCGACCGgggcagccccagcctccagggcaCAGCCACTGTCCTCGTCAATGTGCTGGACTGCAATGACAATGACCCCAAATTTATGCTGAGTGGCTACAACTTCTCAGTGATGGAGAACATGCCAGCGCTGAGTCCTGTGGGCATGGTAACAGTCATTGATGGGGACAAGGGGGAGAATGCCCGGGTGCAGCTCACGGTGGAGCAGGACAACGGTGACTTTGTTATCCAGAATGGCACGGGCACCATCCTCTCTAGCCTGAGCTTTGACCGGGAGCAGCAGAGCACTTATACCTTCCAGCTGAAGGCAGTGGATGGTGGCGTCCCACCTCGCTCGGCTTACGTTGGTGTCACCATCAATGTGCTGGATGAGAATGACAATGCACCTTTCATCACTGCCCCTTCCAACACTTCCCACCGTCTGCTAACCCCCCAGACACGTCTTGGTGAAACAGTCAGCCAAGTGACAGCTGAGGACATTGACTCTGGTGTCAATGCCGAACTGACCTACAGCATCGCTGGTGGCAACCCTTATGGACTCTTCCAGATTGGGTCGCATTCAGGTGCCATCACCCTGGAGAAGGAGATTGAGCGTCGCCACCATGGGCTGCACCGCCTAGTGGTGAAGGTCAGTGACCGTGGCAAGCCCCCACGCTATGGCACAGCCTTGGTGCACCTTTATGTCAACGAGACCCTGGCCAACCGCACACTGCTGGAGACCCTGCTGGGCCACAGCCTGGACACACCACTGGACATCGACATTGCTGGGGATCCAGAATACGAGCGTTCCAAGCAGCGTGGCAATATTCTCTTTGGTGTGGTGGCTGGTGTTGTGGCCGTGGCCTTGCTCATTGCCCTGGCAGTGCTCGTGCGCTACTGCCGGCAGCGGGAGGCCAAGAGTGGCTACCAGGCTGGGAAGAAGGAAACCAAGGACCTGTATGCCCCCAAGCCCAGCAGCAAAGCCTCCAAGGGAAACAAAGGCAAGGGCAAGAAGAGCAAGTCTCCAAAGCCTGTGAAGCCCgtggaggatgaggatgaggccGGGCTGCAGAAGTCCCTCAAGTTCAACCTGATGAGCGATGCCCCTGGGGACAGCCCCCGAATCCATCTGCCCCTCAACTACCCACCAGGCAGCCCTGACCTGGGCCGCCACTACCGCTCTAACTCCCCACTGCCTTCCATCCAGCTGCAGCCCCAGTCACCCTCGGCCTCCAAGAAGCACCAGGTGGTGCAGGACCTGCCGCCTGCAAACACATTCGTGGGCACCGGGGACACCACGTCCACGGGCTCTGAGCAGTACTCCGACTACAGCTACCGCACCAACCCCCCCAAATACCCCAGCAAGCAGGTAGGCCAGCCCTTGCGGCTCAGCACGCcccggcccctgccccacccctaccATGGGGCCATTTGGACCGAGGTGTGGGAGTGACAGAGCAGGTGTATCAGCCTGTGAACTCATCAGCCCATGGCGGGGCCAGCCCAAgccagggtgggaggtgggaccAAAGATCTGGGGATGCTGAGGCCTTGGTAATGACCCTGCTGCCTCAACCAGGTTGAGGGAAAGTTGAGGAAGGGTGTGCTCTGTggtctcctctctgcctcctccccgcTGGGAGAGGCCTGTGACTTGTTAAATCCTGGGACACTGGACCAGCTGCTGGGTCTTGCAGGTGGGGGCTGATGGACAGGTGAGCAGAAGGGTTagaggcagaaggggagaggaaggtggaggAGAAATCTACTCCAACCTGAGTCTCTATCTGAGACCAGCCGTGGGTGCTTttctgaaggagaaagagggagacctGGGGTCCTAGTGGGCAACTGGGTGGGGACTCTGTCGGGGGGGTGGCCTCCCCATTTGTGCCTTCTGTGTGTACTGTGTGTCACCCTCTTTCCCACCCCAGGCTCCTGGGGCTGGGCCCTTGCTCCCCTTCCCCAGTCCCAAATACTTATTCCTGACAATAAAGTTCTCTATTTTTGGAGTTTTGGTTTCTTATTTTCCTGGAACTGAGAGAAGGAGCGAGAGAGACTGGAAACAGCCCTTTGTCCTTAGGTCCTGACTCAATTTCCCCATCCCTTCTCTTTGCCCCTTCCCACATCCTAGACCTGCCCCTCTACCCCACCCCTATCTTAATTTACCATCTCTCCATCCTCCCCCAGGTCCATGTCCATGTCAGGGAAAAGTGCCCTCTGAGCAGCCTTCCAATGGAGATGTCTGGCAACATGTCCCCTCACCTAATGTTTGTGAGGCCTTCTCCCTATGAATGACACCCTTCACCAAgagagggcaggtgggggtgCACCCAAGTCCTGCCCTTTCTCCACTGGCTGAGACTTGACCTTTCCCATCTGACCACATTGAGCAGCCCCTGACAGAGCTCAGACCAGAGCACCTGTAGGTGTGGGGTGCAGCTTGCCTGCCTCAGGTGAAGGCAGAGAACCTCTTAATTATACTAGCCACCTTCCCTCAGGGCAAGATTTTCCAAAgtcccttccccagcctcttcATCCTAACACTTCAAAGCCCAGCAATTAGCTGCCTCTGGCCTGTGTCTCCCCATCATGATCACCAGCCCGGGCTACGGAAGGGCGggtcaaaggagaaaggaaggaatccTTAAATTCTTTGGATTGACCTACTCTGCTTCCCCACTCTTAGGGTGCTCCctgctgcctggggctgaggtgtcccagccctgccccctccatTCCCTTCCTTCAGCTCCTTGCTCTGGCTGCTGgctctcactcactctctctctctccatctctcacttCTTGCTCTCCTGGGTCTGCCCTATCTCTGACTGtgcctgaggggagggaggctaAAGTCTGGGTGAGGGGCCTTAGGTCCTGTGGGAGTCTCTTGAGTCCAGAGGCAGCCTGTCTCCATGGCGACTGAAGAGGCTTGAGACACTCCCAGGAGGTCCAAGGCGCCAGCTGTCTACTCTGATTCTGTCCACAAACCTCCCAGTGCCCTGGGGGTACCCCCAAAGTAAAAACTCATGAGGGCTTTGGAGGACTGGGGGCATGGGGACATGAAATCTAGTTTCATCTCATTTCTCCCAAACAAATAAGCATCTCTAGGGTGACCTCCAGCAACTGCTGACCaaccattctttctcttttgttcctatCCTCACTAGTGCCACCTATTCTATTCTTTTAGctccttcatctctttttctttcccaaggtCTGAGGGATTATCCCTTACTTGGCTCCAATCCAGGCCGTCCATGGAGCCACATTGAACACCTTCTCCCAACGTTCAGATACAACCAAACCACAGCACCATTGTCATCATCAAAACACATAGGCCAAGTTCCTACTGTGTGCTCAGCATGGTACTAGACCATGAGGGAAAATGGTCATATATGTTCAAGATATACAAGTGAAAAGATGAGGCAATTGAGAGTCTTAAGTGTTGAGTGAAAAGTGTCAGAGTAAAGCTTTTCCCAGTTTGTTCCATTACTACTTCTGTTACTACAGTAcatgcttctatttttttttgagcaCATACTAGGTACAACGtaccatgctaagcactttatatgaaTTAGCTCATTCAACGCTCATAACTCTAAGTGACACAGGTCATTATgatgctcattttacagaggtgAAAACTAGTTAGTGATGGAATCAGAATTCAAACACAAAGCATCAGGAAATGTGATTTCCAGAGTCTGCTGTTATCCATTTACGCTATAAAAAAGGGTTCCATGACGAAGTTACTCTTGGTAGTAGGAGATCCACTGTCACATCAGCCTGTTAAAGGCTCTGCAAAGCCTGCAAGAAAGGGGGACACTGTTAAATGTTGTGGAACTCTgggttttccaaatttatttgaccatagtgtcccctctttttctttgaggagcATAGATAGTATGGGAAACCCTGCACAGGCCGTGCAAGGAGAATGTGAAACTTGAGCCAGCTCTTCAATGATGAGCAGGAGTTGGGCAGGAGGTTCACCATGTGAGCCAACTCCTGAGGTAGAAGTGAGCATGACCacactggaggcagggagggggcagaaagGGGACTATTTTAGTTGGAGTGGAGAGcgcaggagagagcagagagatgaCACTGGAAGAACCAGGTTGTAGGTGACATAAATACCTTGTAAAAAGTTCTTTAAGAGGAAATAGGATCCCCTGAAATCTCATGAGCTTTGGATGAACTGAGTTTTAGAAAGTTCACTGGACATTATAGTGGAGTTAAAGAGGATAGAGGTGAAGGCACGGGGTTGAAACTCTAAGGTCTGAACTAAGATGGTGGCAGTGGGGATGACAGATGGATGGATTTGGCTGAGCTTGGGGAGAAAAGACCCAAAGGACTCAAGGGATAATGGGATAAGGGGTAGGGATGGGGAATGAGGGGAGAGCTACTAGGATTAACAGGCAGACATTATCCTTCTGAGTCTGGGCAAGGGGATAGTGATGAGATCACTGCCAATGCAGAAGctgatggaagaaaaagaattggTTTCAGACATGTTGAATCTGAAGGGCCAGTCGGGACAGCCAATTGGAAATATCCATCAAGTATCTAGAACTTCAGGACTAGAGTTTGAGAGAGATTTTGGATCTGGGCTTTTTAAGATTTGATAGTCATAGAATTATAGGGAATGTTTAGTGTTGCATATAACCCAaccctccattttacagaaaagaatcaTAGGACAAGAGACCAAGTGACATGCCTAGTAGGCAGGCCTGAAGCCTTGATTACCGGGTGTGGGTTCTGCAGGGAGGGAAGGCTGCTGGCTAACGTCTTGAAAGAAAATTGCAAAGAGAAGTACCTGGCCACCAGACTGCCCTGTGCCCCTAGACCCCTCCTGGAGCCTGTTCAGTCCAACACCAGGTGGACGGTGCTCCTTCATAACCTCCCAGGCCCCAATGTCCAGGTCAATTTTGGGGACCTTGTCTGTCATCATCTCGACCCTTCAGTGTTTTGGATTACAACATGGATCCCAAGAAGGGTTTCCTATTCCTGAAGATGAGGGGAGCCAAGGTGGGAAGGCGCTTCTGGGCTGTTTTCCCGTCAGCTCCAAAGTTCCTTGTCCTGAcagtctcccccaccccagctgccttCAGTGGGGTGGAGATGGTATGGGGGTACCAGAAGGGTGGGTCTGCAAACCTGGGACTCCCTCCTCTAGCCATGTTGATAACCTCCTATTGAGACATTTAGAGTGAAAACAGCACTCGCAGTCGTAGAGGATTGGAGGGAGCCTGGAGACTCACCAgcagggccctgggcctgggctgctCCCACCCTGGCCTCCAGGGGCCCTGGGTCGGCGCCCTCTACAACTCCTCATTTCTGGTTGGCAGGAAAACCCGTGTCAGTCCTAGGTGGGTATTTGGGTGACTGGCTGCTTGTGCCAAATGCCAAGCTGAGGTTGCCAGCTTCCTGGGATGGTCATTAACCCATGGCAGGCTCGCAGGGAtgctggctgggagcagcctgttGCAGGTCCACTCCTCCCACAGCAGCCTCCAGTCTATGCTTCTAAGTCCTGGCTCCACCAAGCCAGCAGCCCCTCCCAGAATCTCCTTCCTATTTCCTAGAAGGAGTCTCCATTACAGGCCAGGCTTCCTAGGCCCTGGAAGGATGGAGGccaggccccttcccctctgcccaggTCCTCCTGGGCCTTGccctctatttcttcatctggagGATGGGGTTTCCCTTGTTCTGCCTCCCCACTCGCAAGGTGCCCTGGTTTGCTATCAggctccctttccttcttccctcccatctTTTTCCACTCCCAGGCCTCTCTGGAGGAGAATGAAGTGGGGACAGGCGGGCTGAGTGGGAGGGGAACCAGCAGGGAGTCCTGAGGCTGCCTACAGCATTACAAGCCAGGGCTGAGGAACAAAGGATCAGAAAGAGGTTGGCACCTCATTCGGATGGAGGCAATGGGAAGTTACGAGCAATGAGACAGGTGAGGAGCTGGAGTTTAGGGGGTGCTGTTTGGAAATTACACGATGGTTCCGGTATTGGTGAGCTGTTTTGGAATTAGGAGTCTATACTGCTTTTAGGGAGCTGTTCTAGAAATTGGAGGCCTGCTGGTGTTTAGAGGCTGTGCTGGAAGTAGGGGAGTTGGGTGGCATTATGCTATTCTGGTGTTGGCTGCTCTGGAATTAAAGGGAGGCTGTGCCAGTCTTGGGAAGCTGTGCTGTACAAGTGGTTGTACAGGATTAGGCTAACTGTGGTGGCCTGGGGGCTCTAACAACATTGGGGCCTGTGCTATGTTGGGACTTGCAGTGTGTGGTCTTGGCTGTCTTGAGAGCTGTGCTAGTCTTCAGGGGCAGTCTTCTATCTGGATCTGTGCTTTCTGGGGGATTCTGCTGTGCCAGGGGGCTGGGCCTCTTGGTTGCTGCTgaggcctgggggctggaggcTCTGTGTGGGCCTGGCTGGGGCCTGGAGTGGTGGTGGCCCCACGGGGCAGGCTGGCAAGCCGGCACTGACACTCAGTCTCCCTGCAGTTACCTCACCGCCGCGTCACCTTCTCCGCCACCAGCCAGGCCCAGGAGCTGCAGGACCCGTCCCAGCACAGTTACTACGACAGTGGTCTGGAGGAGTCTGAGACGCCATCCAGCAAGTCATCCTCAGGGCCCCGACTCGGGCCCCTGGCTCTGCCTGAGGATCACTATGAGCGCACCACCCCCGACGGCAGCATCGGAGAGATGGAGCACCCTGAAAACGGTGAGGGGCGTCAGCATGGTCGGGACACCCCAGGAAGGAGTAAAGCCCAGGAGTGGTGACGAGACCTTAGAAATACCCTCCATGTGCTGAGCTCTGGGTGTATGTTCAGCAGTAATCATGTGCTGAGTGCTTTCAGGGGCACATTCATCTAATCCTCACTACTACTCTCTGATCTGAGAACTTTGTTGTGCCCGCTTTACAgcggaggaaactgaggctcagagaggttgagtcactTGCCCCAAGTTATTCATaggaagagacagagctgggagggactcatccccaggcctccctgactccaaagcccttgCATCCAGCATAGACCATACTGCCTCCCTGGGCACAGGGCCCCTGGACGGGTGCCCAGGGGCTCAGGTAGTAGTGAGGGAACCTTGAGGTAATGTGGGTCCCTTAATGGGGTGAGAGGCTCTTGAGAAAAGGGAGGGACCCTGGATGCTATGAGCAGCTCAGAGAAGGCTATGATGGTCCCTTGCGGGGAGGAGCAGCAGAGGGCTTGGCTGAGGAAAGGGAGCGGGcaggtctggggaggggaaaggcttgtgtgggagggggctggagggtaATGGCAGAAGGGTGGTCTGGGCCGGAGCAGAGCTCAGCGTGGGAGTGGATGGTGGGTGTGCtgtcagtttgtgtgtgtgtgatgcgtgtgcatgtgcgtgtgtgaaGGCATCCATGGTGGCCTGCGGAGGGGCAGACTGAATAAGCTTCCCCTTGGGGTGGAGAGACTCACCAGCTTGGAGCTGTCCTGGGGTCTtgccccctccctcagcccaaactcccccgccccccaaaaaagatgaaaagttcCACTCCCCACTCCTCAGGCACAGGGCCCTTGTCAGACATCCTAGGCTCTAGGTCTCAGAGTGCCCTccgcccccgccctgcccctccATGTGTGATCTCATGCTAGTCTCGTCCTTTTTGTGCCCGCGCAGAGCCGGCTGGCCGGAGCAGGCCCTGAGGTGGAGTGCCAGGTATGTGGGAACTGCTCTGGGGTCTGGGGTCTGGGGTCTGTGGGACTTGGCCCAGCACCCAGCCCCGCCCACCCAGTGCCCATACTCTGCTCCGTGCCATGTTGggtcccccagctctgccctgcgCCAAAGAGCCTCGGCGCTTTGAGGGTTAACAATAAAGCTGTCCCCTCCTCACCTTGCACTGGCAGGAGGCCAAGGCAGGGTGGGTGGTGCCAGGGGAGCCCCTGTCCCAGCACTGCTGCTCAGTCACGTCCCTCCGGGGAGGGGGTCACCGCCTGGTACTGTCCCCGAGCGAGGGCGGGACAGGGGCAACTGCGACAGGAAGTGCTCATGGCCCAGCCGTTCCCATGGAGACCCCCCTGCTGCCCAGCAACCACACCGGCTACGGCTACTGCTGATGTCAGGCGGCCAACTCCTGTTCCCGTGGGTGTTCTGGGCAGGGAGCCGGGGCAAGGCCAGGGGTGGTGGTTGGTGTAGGGGGCCACAGTGAGGCGGGGAGGGGCTGCATGAGTGTGCttgtgggtgtgtgagtgtgtacttTTATGTGAACTCCCCACATAGAAGCTTGTCCACTCCCCTGGCTTTAAAGCAGGGTGTTGCTGtgctggggtggggcggggttCCAGGACAGCTGGGAGCGTGGTGAGGCTTGAGGGGCTTCAGAGGAAGGTATGTGCCCACCTTTGTCTGAGGATAGAGATGCGCAGTGTAGAATTGTGTGTCGGCACCTATCTGagggtaggggtgtgtgtgtgtgtgagaggagagACTGCGTCCTTAAATGAGGATAGGGGTTTCCTCTCCCCTACCTGAGGGCAGAATTGCATGTTTGAGCCTGTCTGGAGATAGATGACGGAGTGTGAAGATGAGTTGTGTGTTTGTGCACCTGTCTGAGGGCAGATTTGGTGGGTGAGGATGGAAGGAATGTGTCTATTTAAGGAtagagagtgtgtatgtgtgtgtgtgtctgtgtgagagcAAGTGTGCGATGGATGGTGCAAGGGCATGTGTGCCTGTGAGCTCAGTGGGCATGGAGGGGCGTGCACCCCTGTTCTGAGGCGGGGTGTAGGCACCAGTGGGAGGCCATGGAGCAGAGCTTCGGGAGGCTGTCCTGCCTGACCACTGTCCTCGCTCTCTCCTGCAGACCTGCGCCCTTTGCCTGATGTCGCCATGACGGGCACATGTACCCGGGAGTGCAGCGAGTTTGGCCACTCTGACACGTGCTGGATGCCTGGCCAGTCGTCTCCCAGCCGCCGGACCAAGAGCAGCGCCCTCAAACTCTCCACCTTCGTGCCTTACCAGGACCGAGGAGGGCAGGAGCCTGCGGGCGCCGGCAGCCCCAGCCCCCCGGAAGACCGGAACACCAAAACGGCCCCCGTGCGCCTCCTGCCCTCCTACAGTGCCTTCTCCCACAGTAGCCATGATTCCTGCAAGGACTCGGCCACCTTGGAGGAAATCCCCCTGACCCAGACCTCGGACTTCCCACCCGCAGCCACACCGGCATCTGCCCAGACGGCCAAGCGTGAGATCTACCTGTGAGCCCCCTTCTGGCCGGCGGccaccctctcccccagccaCCGGTCAGCTCCAGATGGGCCCATTCCAGGGCCCCCACTCCTGACCCCTCCAGCATGGACTTCCTGGCCAGGGCCCTGAGTTGGGGGGGAGTACTGGCCTCATGACCATGCTGGCCCTTCCCCCATGCAGGGTCCAGGTCCTCTTCCCTCtttcagcccccagcccccaggagtcCCTTCTTCCCTTTATGGGGCTCCTCTCAGCTGATGCCCAAGAGGGCTCCTCTACCATGACTAGGCTCCCTTCCCTCGACTTTCAGGGAGCACCCTCTCACTTGGGCAGATGGTGGAGTCAAGAGTGGGCAGCACACTTTTAACCCATCGTTTCCCGCATGGCCGACCAGGGCGGGGATAGGATGCCCCCATTCCAGCCCTGAAGCAGGGCTGAACTGGGGAGCCCCTCTC
The nucleotide sequence above comes from Equus przewalskii isolate Varuska chromosome 13, EquPr2, whole genome shotgun sequence. Encoded proteins:
- the PCDH1 gene encoding protocadherin-1 isoform X2: MDCRAGGRRCPEAALLILELARMGPLRPSPGPRGQRLLLSPFLLALLLLLAPSPGHATRVVYKVPEEQPPNTLIGSLAADYGFPDVGHLYKLEVGAPYLRVDGKTGDIFTTETSIDREGLRECQNQLPGEPCILEFEVSITDLVQNGSPRLLEGQIEVQDINDNTPNFASPVITLPIPENTNIGSLFSIPVASDRDAGPNGVATYELQAGPEAQELFGLQVAEDQEGKQPQLIVMGNLDRERWDSYDLTIKVQDGGSPPRASSALLRVTVLDTNDNAPKFERPSYEAELSENSPIGHSVIQVKANDSDQGANAEIDYTFHQAPEVVRRLLRLDRNTGLITVQGPVDREDLSTLRFSVLAKDRGTNPKSARAQVVVTVKDMNDNAPTIEIRGIGLVTHQDGMANISEDVAEETAVALVQVSDRDEGENAAVTCVVAGDVPFQLRQASETGSDSKKKYFLQTTTPLDYEKVKDYTIEIVAVDSGNPPLSSTNSLKVQVIDVNDNAPVFTQSITEVAFPENNKPGEVVAEVTASDADSGSNAELVYSLEPEPAAKGLFTISPETGEIRVKTSLDREQRDSYELKVVAADRGSPSLQGTATVLVNVLDCNDNDPKFMLSGYNFSVMENMPALSPVGMVTVIDGDKGENARVQLTVEQDNGDFVIQNGTGTILSSLSFDREQQSTYTFQLKAVDGGVPPRSAYVGVTINVLDENDNAPFITAPSNTSHRLLTPQTRLGETVSQVTAEDIDSGVNAELTYSIAGGNPYGLFQIGSHSGAITLEKEIERRHHGLHRLVVKVSDRGKPPRYGTALVHLYVNETLANRTLLETLLGHSLDTPLDIDIAGDPEYERSKQRGNILFGVVAGVVAVALLIALAVLVRYCRQREAKSGYQAGKKETKDLYAPKPSSKASKGNKGKGKKSKSPKPVKPVEDEDEAGLQKSLKFNLMSDAPGDSPRIHLPLNYPPGSPDLGRHYRSNSPLPSIQLQPQSPSASKKHQVVQDLPPANTFVGTGDTTSTGSEQYSDYSYRTNPPKYPSKQLPHRRVTFSATSQAQELQDPSQHSYYDSGLEESETPSSKSSSGPRLGPLALPEDHYERTTPDGSIGEMEHPENDLRPLPDVAMTGTCTRECSEFGHSDTCWMPGQSSPSRRTKSSALKLSTFVPYQDRGGQEPAGAGSPSPPEDRNTKTAPVRLLPSYSAFSHSSHDSCKDSATLEEIPLTQTSDFPPAATPASAQTAKREIYL
- the PCDH1 gene encoding protocadherin-1 isoform X1; the encoded protein is MGRRCSRPVPAPYRLLQLEQTLLLHPAKALLILELARMGPLRPSPGPRGQRLLLSPFLLALLLLLAPSPGHATRVVYKVPEEQPPNTLIGSLAADYGFPDVGHLYKLEVGAPYLRVDGKTGDIFTTETSIDREGLRECQNQLPGEPCILEFEVSITDLVQNGSPRLLEGQIEVQDINDNTPNFASPVITLPIPENTNIGSLFSIPVASDRDAGPNGVATYELQAGPEAQELFGLQVAEDQEGKQPQLIVMGNLDRERWDSYDLTIKVQDGGSPPRASSALLRVTVLDTNDNAPKFERPSYEAELSENSPIGHSVIQVKANDSDQGANAEIDYTFHQAPEVVRRLLRLDRNTGLITVQGPVDREDLSTLRFSVLAKDRGTNPKSARAQVVVTVKDMNDNAPTIEIRGIGLVTHQDGMANISEDVAEETAVALVQVSDRDEGENAAVTCVVAGDVPFQLRQASETGSDSKKKYFLQTTTPLDYEKVKDYTIEIVAVDSGNPPLSSTNSLKVQVIDVNDNAPVFTQSITEVAFPENNKPGEVVAEVTASDADSGSNAELVYSLEPEPAAKGLFTISPETGEIRVKTSLDREQRDSYELKVVAADRGSPSLQGTATVLVNVLDCNDNDPKFMLSGYNFSVMENMPALSPVGMVTVIDGDKGENARVQLTVEQDNGDFVIQNGTGTILSSLSFDREQQSTYTFQLKAVDGGVPPRSAYVGVTINVLDENDNAPFITAPSNTSHRLLTPQTRLGETVSQVTAEDIDSGVNAELTYSIAGGNPYGLFQIGSHSGAITLEKEIERRHHGLHRLVVKVSDRGKPPRYGTALVHLYVNETLANRTLLETLLGHSLDTPLDIDIAGDPEYERSKQRGNILFGVVAGVVAVALLIALAVLVRYCRQREAKSGYQAGKKETKDLYAPKPSSKASKGNKGKGKKSKSPKPVKPVEDEDEAGLQKSLKFNLMSDAPGDSPRIHLPLNYPPGSPDLGRHYRSNSPLPSIQLQPQSPSASKKHQVVQDLPPANTFVGTGDTTSTGSEQYSDYSYRTNPPKYPSKQLPHRRVTFSATSQAQELQDPSQHSYYDSGLEESETPSSKSSSGPRLGPLALPEDHYERTTPDGSIGEMEHPENDLRPLPDVAMTGTCTRECSEFGHSDTCWMPGQSSPSRRTKSSALKLSTFVPYQDRGGQEPAGAGSPSPPEDRNTKTAPVRLLPSYSAFSHSSHDSCKDSATLEEIPLTQTSDFPPAATPASAQTAKREIYL
- the PCDH1 gene encoding protocadherin-1 isoform X4, which produces MDCRAGGRRCPEAALLILELARMGPLRPSPGPRGQRLLLSPFLLALLLLLAPSPGHATRVVYKVPEEQPPNTLIGSLAADYGFPDVGHLYKLEVGAPYLRVDGKTGDIFTTETSIDREGLRECQNQLPGEPCILEFEVSITDLVQNGSPRLLEGQIEVQDINDNTPNFASPVITLPIPENTNIGSLFSIPVASDRDAGPNGVATYELQAGPEAQELFGLQVAEDQEGKQPQLIVMGNLDRERWDSYDLTIKVQDGGSPPRASSALLRVTVLDTNDNAPKFERPSYEAELSENSPIGHSVIQVKANDSDQGANAEIDYTFHQAPEVVRRLLRLDRNTGLITVQGPVDREDLSTLRFSVLAKDRGTNPKSARAQVVVTVKDMNDNAPTIEIRGIGLVTHQDGMANISEDVAEETAVALVQVSDRDEGENAAVTCVVAGDVPFQLRQASETGSDSKKKYFLQTTTPLDYEKVKDYTIEIVAVDSGNPPLSSTNSLKVQVIDVNDNAPVFTQSITEVAFPENNKPGEVVAEVTASDADSGSNAELVYSLEPEPAAKGLFTISPETGEIRVKTSLDREQRDSYELKVVAADRGSPSLQGTATVLVNVLDCNDNDPKFMLSGYNFSVMENMPALSPVGMVTVIDGDKGENARVQLTVEQDNGDFVIQNGTGTILSSLSFDREQQSTYTFQLKAVDGGVPPRSAYVGVTINVLDENDNAPFITAPSNTSHRLLTPQTRLGETVSQVTAEDIDSGVNAELTYSIAGGNPYGLFQIGSHSGAITLEKEIERRHHGLHRLVVKVSDRGKPPRYGTALVHLYVNETLANRTLLETLLGHSLDTPLDIDIAGDPEYERSKQRGNILFGVVAGVVAVALLIALAVLVRYCRQREAKSGYQAGKKETKDLYAPKPSSKASKGNKGKGKKSKSPKPVKPVEDEDEAGLQKSLKFNLMSDAPGDSPRIHLPLNYPPGSPDLGRHYRSNSPLPSIQLQPQSPSASKKHQVVQDLPPANTFVGTGDTTSTGSEQYSDYSYRTNPPKYPSKQLPHRRVTFSATSQAQELQDPSQHSYYDSGLEESETPSSKSSSGPRLGPLALPEDHYERTTPDGSIGEMEHPENEPAGRSRP